In Streptomyces sp. RFCAC02, the following proteins share a genomic window:
- a CDS encoding ABC transporter ATP-binding protein, translating to MSDDERPESGRPDEPPAWRVLAGYVRPHRWSLLAGALLSLVTGATGLALPLVARRLIGDLSEDRAIAPTLVLMTVLVLANTAIGALGSYILQRAAESVVLTARRSLTGYLLRLRISAVDATEPGDLLSRATSDTTLLRAMTTESLIGIGTGGLTLVGTLVMMGVVDLPLLGVTLAVIALTGVVIGLIVPLINRASKRAQQSVGAMGAALERVIGALRTVKASGAVARETATVHAAAEESWRESVRAAKWSSLAGNMAGLSMQVAFITVLGVGGARVATDSIGVGTLVAFLLYVMYLMAPIGQTVRAVTQYQVGAAAISRIQEVRRLPVEPEQHDDAGDTATGPATVRFEDVRFRYADDQPFIHHGVSFDVPPRGMTAFVGPSGAGKTTVFSLLERFYDATSGRITVDGRDVTEWDLGRLRAAIGYVEQDAPVLSGTLRENLLFAAPGADGAALREALRTTRLEALVERLPDGLDTLVGHRGTKLSGGERQRVAIARALLRRPRLLLLDEATSQLDAVNEAALRDTVADVARETTVLVVAHRLSTVAAADRIVVMEAGEVRAIGTHAELVAGNPLYAELAATQFLASVDPV from the coding sequence GTGTCGGACGACGAGCGGCCGGAGAGCGGGCGGCCGGACGAGCCGCCGGCGTGGCGCGTGCTGGCCGGGTACGTCCGCCCGCACCGCTGGTCGCTCCTCGCCGGAGCGCTGCTGTCGCTCGTCACCGGTGCGACGGGGCTGGCGCTGCCGCTGGTGGCGCGCCGGCTGATCGGCGACCTGTCCGAGGACCGCGCCATCGCGCCGACGCTGGTGCTGATGACCGTCCTGGTCCTCGCCAACACGGCGATCGGCGCGCTGGGTTCCTACATCCTGCAGAGGGCCGCCGAGTCGGTGGTGCTGACCGCGCGCCGTTCCCTGACGGGTTACCTGCTGCGGCTGCGGATCTCCGCGGTGGACGCGACCGAGCCGGGCGACCTGCTGTCCCGCGCCACCTCCGACACGACGCTGCTGCGCGCGATGACGACGGAGTCGCTGATCGGCATCGGGACGGGCGGCCTGACGCTCGTCGGGACGCTCGTGATGATGGGCGTGGTCGACCTGCCGCTGCTCGGGGTGACCCTCGCCGTGATCGCGCTGACGGGTGTCGTCATCGGGCTGATCGTCCCCTTGATCAATCGCGCCAGCAAGCGCGCCCAGCAGTCCGTGGGCGCGATGGGCGCCGCGCTGGAGCGCGTCATCGGCGCCCTGCGCACGGTGAAGGCGTCAGGCGCGGTGGCCCGTGAGACGGCCACGGTGCACGCGGCGGCCGAGGAGTCGTGGCGGGAGAGCGTACGGGCCGCCAAGTGGTCATCCCTCGCCGGGAACATGGCGGGCCTGTCGATGCAGGTCGCCTTCATCACGGTGCTGGGCGTGGGCGGCGCCCGGGTGGCGACGGACTCGATCGGCGTGGGGACGCTCGTGGCGTTCCTGCTGTACGTGATGTACCTGATGGCGCCGATCGGGCAGACTGTGCGCGCGGTGACGCAGTACCAGGTCGGCGCGGCGGCGATCAGCCGGATCCAGGAGGTGCGGCGCCTTCCGGTCGAGCCGGAGCAGCACGACGACGCCGGGGACACGGCCACGGGGCCGGCCACGGTGCGCTTCGAGGACGTGCGCTTCCGGTACGCCGACGACCAGCCGTTCATCCACCACGGTGTGAGCTTCGACGTGCCGCCGCGCGGCATGACGGCGTTCGTCGGCCCGTCGGGCGCCGGCAAGACCACCGTCTTCTCCCTCCTGGAGCGGTTCTACGACGCCACGTCGGGCCGGATCACCGTCGACGGGCGCGATGTGACGGAGTGGGACCTCGGGCGGCTGCGCGCCGCGATCGGCTATGTCGAGCAGGACGCCCCCGTGCTGTCCGGCACCCTGCGCGAGAACCTGCTGTTCGCCGCCCCCGGCGCCGACGGGGCCGCGCTGCGCGAGGCGTTGCGCACGACACGTCTCGAAGCGCTGGTCGAGCGCCTGCCGGACGGCCTCGACACCCTCGTCGGGCACCGGGGCACCAAGCTGTCGGGCGGCGAGCGCCAGCGCGTGGCCATCGCCCGCGCCCTGCTGCGCCGGCCGCGCCTGCTGCTCCTGGACGAGGCGACGTCGCAGCTCGACGCCGTGAACGAGGCGGCGCTGCGGGACACCGTGGCGGACGTGGCGCGGGAGACGACGGTGCTGGTCGTCGCGCACCGGCTGTCCACGGTCGCGGCGGCCGACCGCATCGTGGTGATGGAGGCGGGCGAGGTGCGGGCGATCGGGACGCATGCCGAACTCGTCGCCGGGAACCCGCTGTACGCCGAGCTTGCCGCGACGCAGTTCCTGGCGTCCGTCGATCCGGTGTGA